TGGAGGAGAAACCCGACCAGCCCAAGAGCGACCTCGCGCTGGTCGGCGTCTACATGTTCACGCCCCTCATCCACGAGGCCGTCCGCGCCATCGAACCGTCCTGGCGCGGCGAACTGGAGATCACCCACGCCATCCAGCACCTGATCGACACCCGCGCCGACGTGCGCTCCACGGTCATCACGGGCTACTGGAAGGACACCGGCAACGTCGGCGACATGCTCGAGGTGAACCGCATGGTCCTCGAAGCCATGGAGCGCCGTATCGACGGCGAGGTGGACGACGCGTCGGAGACCATCGGCCGAGTGGTGGTCGAAGAGGGCGCGCGGATCGTCAACTCCCGTATCGTCGGGCCCGCCGTCATAGGCGCGGGCACCCTCGTCAGCAACTCCTACGTGGGTCCCTTCACCTCCGTCGCCGAGAACTGCCGCGTCACCGACAGCGAGCTGGAGTTCTCCATCGTGCTGCGGGACTCCTCGATCCAGGGCGTCGGCCGGATCGAGGCCTCGCTGATCGGCCGGCACGTCGAGGTGACCCCCGCGCCCAGCGTCCCCCGCGCCCACCGCTTCGTCCTCGGAGATCACAGCAAGGTGCAGATCACTTCATGAACCTCCTCGTCACCGGCGCCGCCGGGTTCATCGGCTCCCGCTACGTGCGCGCACTCCTCGCCTCGGACGCGCCCGACGCGCCACGCATCACCGTGCTGGACAAGCTCACCTACGCCGGCACCCTCGACAACCTC
This is a stretch of genomic DNA from Streptomyces hawaiiensis. It encodes these proteins:
- a CDS encoding glucose-1-phosphate thymidylyltransferase → MKALVLSGGAGTRLRPITHTSAKQLVPVANKAVLFYGLESIAEAGITDVGMIVGETAEEIEEAVGDGSRFGLKVTYIPQERPLGLAHAVLIARDYLGDDDFVMYLGDNFIVGGITGLVEEFRAHRPDAQILLTRVADPRAFGVAELDPSGQVIGLEEKPDQPKSDLALVGVYMFTPLIHEAVRAIEPSWRGELEITHAIQHLIDTRADVRSTVITGYWKDTGNVGDMLEVNRMVLEAMERRIDGEVDDASETIGRVVVEEGARIVNSRIVGPAVIGAGTLVSNSYVGPFTSVAENCRVTDSELEFSIVLRDSSIQGVGRIEASLIGRHVEVTPAPSVPRAHRFVLGDHSKVQITS